The stretch of DNA TTTCTATGTATGGATAAAGCAACTTCTTTTACAATTTCTAATGTACTCTTTTCTGTTTTATCTCCTGCAATAATTTCCACCAATGGAATAATATGAGGAGGATTTACCCAATGCATGCCACAAAAACGTTTAGGTATGTTCACCACTTCTGCAATTTTATTTATTGATAAACCAGATGTGTTAGTGGTCAAAATGGTATCCTCTGAAACCATTTTAGAAACTTGTTCCCAAAATTTATGCTTAATAGCTAATTTTTCAGCAATGGCCTCAATAACAAAATCCGCACTTTTAAAAACTTCCATATCCAACGTATAGCTAATATTTGATATTAGTTTTTCTGAATCTTCTTTTGTTATATCACCTTCTTCAATTGTGTTTTTTTGGTTCATTCTGATCAGTTCCTTGCTCTTTGCTATTGCATCATCTGAAATATCAAATAAATTCACATGATAGCCATACCTAGCAAAAATTTGTGCAAAAGATGCCCCCATGATTCCTGCACCAGCAATTACAATATTCTTAATATCTGCTTTAGTCTTCATCTTCCCCTCCAATTTTTATAGTATCACAGCACCCTTATCTGCGGATGAAGCCAGTTTTGCATAAACTTGCAAATATCCTCTTGGTATCTCTCTATTAGGCTTAACAACATTTTTAAGCCTTTTTTTTATTTCCTCTTCGCTCACCTTTGCATTTAGGACCCCTTTTGCAATATCTATTTCGATTATGTCACCATCTTCAATGGCTGCAATAGGGCCTCCCTCTGCTGCTTCTGGTGAAATATGGCCTACAAAGCATCCATTATTAGTTCCTGAAAATCTACCATCAGTAATTAGGGCCGTTGTTTTATTTAATCCCATTCCATAAAGAAACTTCATGGCCTTATACATTTCCCTCATTCCTGGACCACCCTTTGGACCTTCATACCTAATTACAACGACATCACCATGTTCAATCTTACCCCCGAGAATGGCATCATTGGCTTCTTCTTCACTATTAAACACCTTTGCTTTGCCTAAAAAATGGTGCAAGGATTTATCAAATGCCCCTGGTTTTGTTATTGCAGAATTCGGTGCAATATTCCCATGTAGAACTGCAATTCCTCCAGTTTTCTCAAAGGGTGCTTCTGGCATTTTTATAATTTCATCATTAGGTGGGTAATCATATTGATATTGGGTTAAATTATCTGCCATAGTTTTCCCTGTGCAGGTCATAACCGAACCCTCTATAAGATCTCCTAAATTTTTCATTGCACGGGGTATGCCTCCGGCTCTATAAAATTCTTCCATATCCCACTTAGCTGCAGGATTGACCTTAACAATCTGAGGAGTGGTCTTACTTAATTTCTCAAATTCTTCTACGATATTCATATCTAATTCTGCTTCATATGCAAGTGCACTTAAGTGAAGTACCGCATTGGTTGATCCGCAAATTGCCATTGTCGTTTTAATTCCATTACGAATTGCTTCCTTGGTTAAGATATCTCGAGGTTTAAGGTCATCCTTTGCAAGTCTACAGATTTCAACTCCAGACTTAAAGGCAATTCTTAACCTCTCCGCATAGGTTGCAGGAACAAGGGCGCTTCCCGTCAAACTCATTCCCAATGCTTCTGCTAAGCAACTAACTGTATTTGCTGTTCCAAGAAAAGCACAAGAGCCACAGCTAGGACAGCAAGTATTTTCAAGAATTCCAAGAAATTCTTCATCAAGTTGCCCAGATTTTACCATACCAAGTGCTTCATCCATGGATGTTGCATCTGATTTTCTACCATCAAATTCAATACCACCCACCATTGGTCCACCGTTTACGATGATTGCGGGAATGTTTAATCTTGCAGCGGCCATCATCATACCTGGAATAATTTTATCGCAAGAACCAAGCATGACAAGCGCATCCAATTTATGTGCCTGCGCTTCGATTTCAATTGAGTTACAAATAACTTCCCGTGAAGGGAGTATGTACTTCATGCCTTCATGCCCATTTGCTATTCCATCACATGCTCCGATTACTCCAAATTCTACGGCTGTACCACCCCCACGATATATTCCCTTTTTAACGAATTCACTAACTTGGTTCAAATTAAAATGTCCCGGTACTAAAGTATTCCAAGAATTAGCGATACCAATTATAGGTCTATCCATCAGTTCATCATCTGTATAGCCCATGGATTTAAACAAACCTCTAGCAAACCCTTTATCCATTCCTTTCAAATTACCACTGCTTCTATACTTCATTTCCCACCTCCAGTAAAATTTAATGTATCTTTATATGTTAATGTATGATGTCTGACATCGTTACCTAAATTATATTCCCATTTTTCAGAAAAGTCAATGAAGTTTTGCGATTAAATATCCTTTAAAAATTCTATCATTGACATTTTTATAAAAATGCTTAATGATTAATAGATAGTGGGATAAATGATTAAAATAGCCTCATAGAAGAATTGTTAATAAATCAACTGCTCCCAAACTAATTATAATGCTATATTATATTCATTAATTTCCATCTATCTTTTTTATAAGGAAATTTAAGGTTTACAAGTAATTACTCCTAGAACATATTTATTATGTGAATTTATATTGTTTATCTACATTATGAAAGGGCGTTTTCTCTATGCAAAAAAACAATTTAAATCTAGATGAAAATCAAAAACTGTATAATGTATTAAAAGAAATAAACCCTAGTAGCAAAAAAAGGTTATCTGAAGAGCTATTTATCACATTAAGAAATTCTATTCTAAGCGGTGAACTTCCCGAAGGATATATTTTTCCAAATGAAATTGAGCTTTGTAAGAAATTAGACATTGGTAGGAGTACCCTAAGGGAGGCCTACGCTCCTCTTGAAAGGTTAAATTTAATTTGCAGAACTAAAAATGGTACCTATGTTAATTCAGAATCTGAAATAAAAAATCCAATGAATTTTGATTTAGTCGCCAAGTATTCACATTCTAAGGATATTATGGAGTTTCGTGAAATCATCGAGGTCGGCATAGCGTATAGTGCAGCAAAAAATGCTACCAAAGACGATGTTAAAAAACTAGAATCTTTGGTAAAATTAATGAAAAAAAGTTTTAATGATCCTGCTTCTCTTACAATATATGATTTTGAATTTCACTCGGAATTAGCCAGGATCTCTGGAAATGAACTTTTCCTTATTGCTTTACAAGTTGTAAGGGTAAGCTATGAGCGATTTGTTTATAACGCATTTAAAAAAGATCTTTTTCAGCAATCCATTGAAGACCACTTATCACTCATTGAAGCCCTTCGTAAAAATGATCCTAAGATGGCAAAAACTATTATGCGGGGACATTTAAAACATATCAAAAATGTTGGTTTACTAGATTAAAATTCAGCCCCCTTATATTCAAAAAAATATTGTTTATAATGTAGTCTATATAGTATTCAAAAAGTTTACCTTATCAATATATTTCACCCAGATTATAAAATTTTATAATCTGGGTGAAATATATTGATAACTTTATGGGTACATCATATCTATTTTTATCATTTACTTTTATCATAAAGAATATGTTCTTTCTTTACATATCAGATTATTTACAATCTGTATTGAATTTTTGTATCCAGAATCTAGACCTTAATCTAGTTAGTCTTCCTAATCATACCGTTGCTTGATCAATATTGCTTATAATTATACTCTATTCCCAAACTGCACTTGGATTTTGTACGCAAAATTTACCACCAGAAATTTCTATAAAGGTGCCTGTTATATAGGATGCGTATTCACTAGCTAAAAATAATAAGGGATAGGCAACTTCTTCAACCGTTCCCGCTCTTTTCATTGCCAGTGGGTCGATAATGGCCTTGTTATTTTTTTCTAATAATTTTTTATTCATCTCTGTATCGATTACCCCAGGTATATATCCTAAAACCCTTATATTATGTGGAGCTAATTCTGCTGCTAAGCTTTTCGTCATGCTATAAACTGCAGATTTTGTAGCTGCATATGCTCCTGCAGTAACAGAGGGCATGATAGAAGCAAAGGATGCTGCATTAATGATTACTCCGCCCTTTCTCTTCATTAATTTTTCCTTAGCAATTTTGGAACCTATAAATACCGACTTAACATTAATATCAAACAATTGTTCCCAATCCTGCAGGGACATATCTAGCATTTTAACTAATGGATATATCCCAGCATTATTGATCCAAATATCTATACCACCATATTTTTTTTCTACTTCATCAGCAAAATTTATTAATTCCTTTTCATTGGATACATCAGCTTTCATTCCCAATACTTCAATACCATCAGCCTCTAACTCTTTTATTGCATGATTTATATTTGATTCACTTCTTCCACAAATAGCGATCTTAGAACCATTTTCACCAAATACCTTAGCTATGGATAGGCCTATTCCCCTTGTACCTCCAGTTATAACTGTCACCTTGTCCTCTAAAGAAATATTCAAAATGTTACCTCCTTTAATTTTTTATTATCAGAGCTAAATAAAGTTTTATAAATTTAATTATTATTTCTTTCCTAATAACTTGTTGAGATAATATCTGCTACTTTTTTCTATTATTAAACATCCTCTCCATACATAGATAGCTACCTCGTCTAGATATCCCTTAAAATTGTAATTTTTTTGTGGATTCATTACTCTAAAGTATTGCTAAGTACTCCAATATTCTCAATAATAATTTCTACTTTATCCCCTGATTTCAGATATTGCTTTTCTTCAGTTGTATATCCTAGGGTTACTCCCTCAGGAGTCCCTGTAAAAATAATATCTCCCGGCTTTAAAGTCATATGTTTAGAAATATAAGATATAATAGCTGCACAGCTAAAAATCATCTTATTGGTATTTGATGATTGTCTGATTTCTCCATTCACTTTAGATTGTATTTTTAAATTTTGGGGATTGATGCCCTTTGCAGGGATGATATAAGGACCTACAGGTGCAGAGCCATCAAAGGATTTGCCAATCAACCACTGGCTACTTATAAACTGAAGATCCCTTGCTGAAAAATCGTTTCCTGCAGTATATCCGAATACATAGGATAAAGCTTCTGATTCTTCAATATTCTTGCCCTCTTTCCCTATAACAATGACTAATTCTGCCTCATAGTCTATTTTCTCGGAATTCTTAGGTATTGTAATGGCCTCATTGTGAGCTGCTAAGGCATTATTAAATTTACTAAATAACACAGGACTCTTAGGTAAGTCTTGTATTTGAAGCTCATCTATATGGCTTATGTAATTCAATCCTACACAAATAATTTTTTGTGGATTCATTATACAGGGTGCAAATTCTATTTCTTCTTCCTTTAAATATAATTCAGCATTTCCCTTAGAATTCTCTACTATTTTTTCGATAGCTTTTCCTTTGTTTTTTCTTATTACATCATCTAATGTATTTGGCATTTCTATATTCAGTAATTCCCCGGCTTTATTGATATCTAATATTTCGCAATCTGTTTTTACTCCGATTCTTATCTCTTGGTTTTTCATAAAGTTTAATAATTTCATCGATAGATACCCTCCTAATATATACTAAAAGTGAAAATGGATAGCTATGCCTTGGTCATGCTATTTCTTACTAACCGTAGAAAGCATCCTATAGAATCTTAGGCTTTCCCTTTTAAGAGAAAGCCTAAGATTTTATTAATATGATTCATCTACTTTAAGAAGTAAATTTTTTATCTATATTGCCCTTAGATTATTCCTACACTACTTAATACCCATATAACAAGGATATTGATAACTGCTGCAACTGCATGGGGGAATGTTATATATTTTAAAGTCTGTTTTGTACTTAAATTAAAGAATTGGGATGTTACCCAGAAACCACTGTTATTCACATGATTAAGAGCTAAGGTTCCAGAACCTATGGCTAAGGTTGCTGCAAGTGGTGTTAAGCCCAGTACAGGCAACATTGGATAAACAAGAGCTGCGGCTGTCATTCCAGCTGTTGTCATGGATCCAACGGCTGTCATCATTAATACTCCTAAAAGAAAGGGAATCAATATTCCTGGAATGGGTATACCATCAACAAGGGATGTTACTTCATTTACTGCAGGAGCACTTTTAATAACTTGACTAAACGCTCCACCCATTCCTGTAATAAGGATTGCCGCTAAAGCCACCTCTAATCCTCGGGCTATCCAGCTATTTAGAAGTATATCCTTAATATTGCTGTTTTTAGCCATATCCTGATTTTCTAATTCTGTTGCTACTGCCAACTCTCCTTCTGCCCCATTATCATTATGTGTTGCATTATAGTTACTTTCAATAACAGACTTCTTATATTTTAATCCTAAAAACATTGTATAGGCTACAGCTAGTGAAAGTGCTACTACTTTATCCCCTAAAAATGCAAAGATTTCTCTTATGGCATTTCCTTCTGGAACATACATGTTTATGAACGATGATAGAGAAATTAATACAACAGGAATCAAAATAGGTAACATTGATGCAAAAGTACCTGGTAAGTTTTCTCCTTCTATTAATAAATCTTCTACCGTATCATCTGCTTTTGCTGGTTTGATACCTTTTACAAAATTTGGATTAGGTAATATTTTTTCCTTTTCTGTCCACCTTCTTAATAATAACCATGTTCCCATAAATCCAACTAATGAGATGATAATGCCATAGAAGATAACTAATCCCAAATCCGCTCCCATGACTTCTGTAACAGCTAGTATACCAGGAGTTGGTGGTACAACACCATGGGTTAAGTTTAATCCAAGCACTGTAAATGCTGCCATTGTAGCCATGGAAATCCCTTTACGAGTAGAAAGGATAGAAGCAATATTGGAAGTCAATACCGTGGTGATATCTCCAAATACAGGTATAGAAACAATAAATGCTGTCAGTGATGGAGCTAATTCCAATTTCTTCCCTTTAAACAATCTTATAAAGAAGTTAGCAATAGATTTTGCAGCTCCAGTATCTTGAATACCCATAGCAAGTACTGCTCCAAGCATAATCGGAAGACCTACTCCCTTTAGAGTGCCCCCAAATCCTTCTGAAATTAATCCCATTGTTTCTAGACCCGAAAAACCTAGTCCTACACCAGTAAAAAGCGCTACGATTAATAATGTAATTACTGGATGCATGTTAACTTTCGTGATCAATAACATTAAAGCTGCGATAGCAATAGCAAGAACGACAAAGAATATTACCGCTGACATAAATAACTCCCCCTTACTCTCTATAAATTATTTAATAGCTCGCACCCTTCATTGCTGAAGATGCGTGTTCTGTATAACGCTTAAATAATCCCGTCCTCTTTGGTCTTGGAATAACTCCCTCTTCCTTTTTCCTTTTTTCAAATACAGCTTGTACCTCTTCTTCACTACACTCTTTGCCCTCTATACCAACAACATTAATACTTCTGTTTTCGATATTATATTCAATAATGTCCCCTGTTTTAACAAAGGCTATAGGTCCACCTGAAGCTGCTTCCGGGGATACATGTCCAATTGCTGCCCCACTTGTAGCTCCAGAAAACCTTCCATCTGTTACCAAGCTTACAGAACCATCTAATCTTTTATCATTAACAATAGCTTCCGTAGTTGCCAACATTTCAGGCATTCCAGAACCCCTTGGGCCTTCATAGCGAATGATGATAATATCCCCTGGATCAACTTTATTTTCTACCACTGCATAATAGGCATCTTCTTCACAATTATAAACCTTGGCAGGTCCTTTATGATTTCTCATGGATTCCATGCATGCTGAATATTTAAATACAGATCCTTCTGGAGCTATATTTCCCTTTAAGAACGCTATAGAACCAATTTCTTTTACTTTATCATTGGGTATAATCACGTCATCTCTTTTCAATCCATAATTATGAAGATATCCAATATTTCTATTGAAGAAATTATCTTTTTCTAAATCCTCCAAGTTTTCTCTAAGGGTCTTTCCTGTAACCGTCATGACATCAAGATTTAAATATTCCTTTAGTCTCAATTGAACCATTGGAATTCCACCGGCAAACCAGAAAGATTCTGTTAAATGTTGTCCACTAGGATTTATATTCCCAATATGGGGAATGTTGTGATTGATTTCATCAAATTCTTCTGGAGTGATTTCAATGCCTAATTCTTCCGCAATAGCTGGTAAATGTATAGAAGCATTTGTAGAACCTCCAATAGCACTATGCACTACTATTGCATTAATAAAGGCTTCCTTGGTTAAAATATCACTTGCCTTTATTCCTTTTTCAGCTAATTCCATTATTTTTCTTCCTGCATTTCTGGAATTTTGAAGAATATCTCTCATTGTGGCAGGCATTAAAGCTGATCCTGGTAGAGCCATACCTAAAGCCTCTGCCATACATTGCATAGTACTTGCCGTTCCAAGGAATGTACAAGCTCCATAGGAAGGACAACCTGTTAGCTTATAGTCTCTAACTTCTTGCTCACTTACTTCTCCTTCTCTTTTTTGACGAAGAGAAATATCCCCTGCTACCATAGATGTTGTCATATTGGGTCCTGGTC from Irregularibacter muris encodes:
- a CDS encoding GntP family permease, with translation MSAVIFFVVLAIAIAALMLLITKVNMHPVITLLIVALFTGVGLGFSGLETMGLISEGFGGTLKGVGLPIMLGAVLAMGIQDTGAAKSIANFFIRLFKGKKLELAPSLTAFIVSIPVFGDITTVLTSNIASILSTRKGISMATMAAFTVLGLNLTHGVVPPTPGILAVTEVMGADLGLVIFYGIIISLVGFMGTWLLLRRWTEKEKILPNPNFVKGIKPAKADDTVEDLLIEGENLPGTFASMLPILIPVVLISLSSFINMYVPEGNAIREIFAFLGDKVVALSLAVAYTMFLGLKYKKSVIESNYNATHNDNGAEGELAVATELENQDMAKNSNIKDILLNSWIARGLEVALAAILITGMGGAFSQVIKSAPAVNEVTSLVDGIPIPGILIPFLLGVLMMTAVGSMTTAGMTAAALVYPMLPVLGLTPLAATLAIGSGTLALNHVNNSGFWVTSQFFNLSTKQTLKYITFPHAVAAVINILVIWVLSSVGII
- the ilvD gene encoding dihydroxy-acid dehydratase, yielding MLNQKSAPERAFWAQFDALQLGSAFDEKDITKPQILIEDAHGDSHPGSTHLDKLAEQAKYGVFETGGFPAQYHVTDICDGCAQGHDGMNMILPSREAMTDMVEVHGGVYPFDGMILISSCDKSIPAHLKAAARLDIPTIFIPGGSMRPGPNMTTSMVAGDISLRQKREGEVSEQEVRDYKLTGCPSYGACTFLGTASTMQCMAEALGMALPGSALMPATMRDILQNSRNAGRKIMELAEKGIKASDILTKEAFINAIVVHSAIGGSTNASIHLPAIAEELGIEITPEEFDEINHNIPHIGNINPSGQHLTESFWFAGGIPMVQLRLKEYLNLDVMTVTGKTLRENLEDLEKDNFFNRNIGYLHNYGLKRDDVIIPNDKVKEIGSIAFLKGNIAPEGSVFKYSACMESMRNHKGPAKVYNCEEDAYYAVVENKVDPGDIIIIRYEGPRGSGMPEMLATTEAIVNDKRLDGSVSLVTDGRFSGATSGAAIGHVSPEAASGGPIAFVKTGDIIEYNIENRSINVVGIEGKECSEEEVQAVFEKRKKEEGVIPRPKRTGLFKRYTEHASSAMKGASY
- a CDS encoding 3-hydroxyacyl-CoA dehydrogenase family protein; protein product: MKTKADIKNIVIAGAGIMGASFAQIFARYGYHVNLFDISDDAIAKSKELIRMNQKNTIEEGDITKEDSEKLISNISYTLDMEVFKSADFVIEAIAEKLAIKHKFWEQVSKMVSEDTILTTNTSGLSINKIAEVVNIPKRFCGMHWVNPPHIIPLVEIIAGDKTEKSTLEIVKEVALSIHRKPVLVKKDINGFVLNRLQYALIREAFHIVESGAASIEDVDHVMKYGLGMRYACIGPFETIDFGGLDIFFNVGSYMFKELSNSQEVPKLLADLYAQGAYGVKTGKGFYDYSNGQGEKAIEKRDKDFMKVSKCLHRNS
- a CDS encoding SDR family NAD(P)-dependent oxidoreductase, which codes for MNISLEDKVTVITGGTRGIGLSIAKVFGENGSKIAICGRSESNINHAIKELEADGIEVLGMKADVSNEKELINFADEVEKKYGGIDIWINNAGIYPLVKMLDMSLQDWEQLFDINVKSVFIGSKIAKEKLMKRKGGVIINAASFASIMPSVTAGAYAATKSAVYSMTKSLAAELAPHNIRVLGYIPGVIDTEMNKKLLEKNNKAIIDPLAMKRAGTVEEVAYPLLFLASEYASYITGTFIEISGGKFCVQNPSAVWE
- a CDS encoding fumarylacetoacetate hydrolase family protein, whose product is MKLLNFMKNQEIRIGVKTDCEILDINKAGELLNIEMPNTLDDVIRKNKGKAIEKIVENSKGNAELYLKEEEIEFAPCIMNPQKIICVGLNYISHIDELQIQDLPKSPVLFSKFNNALAAHNEAITIPKNSEKIDYEAELVIVIGKEGKNIEESEALSYVFGYTAGNDFSARDLQFISSQWLIGKSFDGSAPVGPYIIPAKGINPQNLKIQSKVNGEIRQSSNTNKMIFSCAAIISYISKHMTLKPGDIIFTGTPEGVTLGYTTEEKQYLKSGDKVEIIIENIGVLSNTLE
- the ilvD gene encoding dihydroxy-acid dehydratase, which produces MKYRSSGNLKGMDKGFARGLFKSMGYTDDELMDRPIIGIANSWNTLVPGHFNLNQVSEFVKKGIYRGGGTAVEFGVIGACDGIANGHEGMKYILPSREVICNSIEIEAQAHKLDALVMLGSCDKIIPGMMMAAARLNIPAIIVNGGPMVGGIEFDGRKSDATSMDEALGMVKSGQLDEEFLGILENTCCPSCGSCAFLGTANTVSCLAEALGMSLTGSALVPATYAERLRIAFKSGVEICRLAKDDLKPRDILTKEAIRNGIKTTMAICGSTNAVLHLSALAYEAELDMNIVEEFEKLSKTTPQIVKVNPAAKWDMEEFYRAGGIPRAMKNLGDLIEGSVMTCTGKTMADNLTQYQYDYPPNDEIIKMPEAPFEKTGGIAVLHGNIAPNSAITKPGAFDKSLHHFLGKAKVFNSEEEANDAILGGKIEHGDVVVIRYEGPKGGPGMREMYKAMKFLYGMGLNKTTALITDGRFSGTNNGCFVGHISPEAAEGGPIAAIEDGDIIEIDIAKGVLNAKVSEEEIKKRLKNVVKPNREIPRGYLQVYAKLASSADKGAVIL
- a CDS encoding FadR/GntR family transcriptional regulator, which translates into the protein MQKNNLNLDENQKLYNVLKEINPSSKKRLSEELFITLRNSILSGELPEGYIFPNEIELCKKLDIGRSTLREAYAPLERLNLICRTKNGTYVNSESEIKNPMNFDLVAKYSHSKDIMEFREIIEVGIAYSAAKNATKDDVKKLESLVKLMKKSFNDPASLTIYDFEFHSELARISGNELFLIALQVVRVSYERFVYNAFKKDLFQQSIEDHLSLIEALRKNDPKMAKTIMRGHLKHIKNVGLLD